From a single Lentisphaera profundi genomic region:
- a CDS encoding RDD family protein: protein MEESNIYAAPQAEVLDDSNINFNLASRSQRFMGSLIDGVIMSCVTLPLMYFTGGFDGVTEGREPSFAYTAGITVVGIIVFVLINFKFLSSNGQTIGKKVVKTKIVMNDGEPAGLSGPLLKRYSVYFFLGLIPVIGQILSMINILIIFGGAKRCGHDYAGGTKVVAI from the coding sequence ATGGAAGAAAGCAATATTTATGCGGCACCTCAGGCAGAGGTTTTGGATGATAGCAATATCAATTTTAATTTGGCGTCACGAAGTCAGCGTTTTATGGGTTCTCTAATAGATGGAGTCATTATGAGTTGTGTGACCTTGCCACTGATGTACTTCACTGGTGGTTTTGATGGTGTAACAGAGGGGCGTGAGCCGAGCTTCGCCTATACGGCGGGTATCACAGTTGTAGGTATAATCGTCTTTGTGCTGATTAATTTTAAGTTTTTATCTAGCAATGGCCAGACCATTGGCAAAAAAGTTGTCAAAACAAAAATTGTGATGAATGATGGAGAGCCTGCTGGATTGAGCGGTCCGCTACTTAAGCGTTACTCAGTTTACTTTTTTCTGGGTCTTATTCCTGTAATTGGGCAAATCTTATCGATGATCAATATCCTCATTATCTTTGGTGGAGCCAAGCGCTGTGGCCATGATTATGCAGGTGGGACAAAAGTAGTCGCCATTTAA
- the tsaE gene encoding tRNA (adenosine(37)-N6)-threonylcarbamoyltransferase complex ATPase subunit type 1 TsaE: MISNSEQETATIAADFAKTVNCPSVITLCGDLGAGKSCFARAFLQSLGVKGPITSPTFSLVNLYQSENGVQLAHMDLYRLEDDEQAYQAGIEEILHDSNTISLVEWPERLSWMLPKDILQIKITHQSETSRLIELPESSL, encoded by the coding sequence ATGATTTCTAATTCTGAACAAGAAACCGCAACTATTGCTGCGGACTTCGCAAAAACGGTAAACTGCCCAAGCGTCATCACTCTCTGTGGTGACTTAGGCGCAGGAAAAAGTTGCTTTGCTCGTGCTTTCCTACAATCGCTAGGCGTTAAAGGCCCTATCACTAGCCCTACTTTTAGCCTCGTTAATTTATATCAAAGCGAAAATGGCGTGCAATTAGCCCACATGGATCTTTACCGTTTAGAAGATGATGAACAAGCCTACCAAGCAGGCATTGAAGAAATATTGCACGACTCAAACACCATTTCATTAGTAGAATGGCCTGAGCGCCTTTCTTGGATGCTCCCCAAAGACATCCTCCAAATCAAGATCACTCACCAGAGCGAAACTAGCCGACTCATTGAACTCCCGGAATCCTCCTTATGA
- the tsaB gene encoding tRNA (adenosine(37)-N6)-threonylcarbamoyltransferase complex dimerization subunit type 1 TsaB, whose protein sequence is MIALLDTATDTAVFALMKNGETLFHAEKTGRFGASVILPKMIESASAQGLNMADVTSWLVGKGPGSFTGTRVGIAFAHGLSTGFGTLMKGSNSGYTFLDHALKQNSEAKSIAVLHDGRRDEVIVNIFQLKNQQWIAVEIFICKIIEIAEKTASIDALVSPMPFEKLSEVNHSSQIICDVKPHIQGLCRDQSIEPSNASDEALGLHPIYVRPAVFVEPLKTRNPQI, encoded by the coding sequence ATGATTGCTTTACTCGACACCGCAACTGACACCGCTGTTTTTGCACTCATGAAAAATGGCGAAACACTTTTTCACGCTGAAAAAACAGGACGCTTCGGCGCCTCAGTCATCTTACCTAAAATGATCGAGTCTGCAAGTGCACAAGGCCTCAATATGGCCGATGTAACTTCGTGGCTAGTCGGCAAGGGCCCAGGAAGTTTCACTGGTACCAGAGTGGGCATAGCCTTTGCCCATGGCCTTTCAACTGGCTTTGGCACACTCATGAAAGGATCTAATAGTGGCTACACTTTCCTCGATCACGCTCTTAAGCAAAACTCCGAGGCAAAATCAATTGCAGTCTTACACGATGGCCGTAGAGATGAAGTCATTGTCAATATTTTTCAATTGAAAAACCAACAATGGATAGCCGTCGAAATATTCATCTGTAAAATTATTGAGATCGCCGAGAAGACAGCTTCCATCGATGCTTTGGTAAGCCCCATGCCTTTCGAAAAACTAAGTGAAGTCAATCACTCTAGTCAAATCATCTGTGATGTGAAGCCTCACATCCAAGGCTTATGCAGAGACCAGAGCATTGAACCTAGTAATGCTAGTGACGAAGCCCTCGGTCTTCATCCCATTTATGTACGCCCTGCCGTTTTTGTCGAGCCGTTAAAAACGCGGAATCCGCAAATATAA